One genomic window of Gossypium hirsutum isolate 1008001.06 chromosome D11, Gossypium_hirsutum_v2.1, whole genome shotgun sequence includes the following:
- the LOC107925833 gene encoding putative disease resistance RPP13-like protein 1 gives MSVIGEAALSGFLDLLLGKSLDSALKFVANHNQLHQQLKQWQSILPDIQAVLEDAEKKQIKNMGVKKWLEDLQDLAYDVDDILDEFAYEELRLKLKKSQAQASTSNVRKLIPTCFTGTSFAPTSFLFKNSMIPKVKEITARLNSLTTRRSSLGLSEILSQAPTSKGKQPRLQPTSVLDGVVEYVGRHKEKTEMIEFLKGDNSNGVSVLSIVGMGGMGKTTLAQLVYNDATINQSFHHKAWVCVSVKFDAIAITKAILQSITSESCDYSNLDLLQVKLKEKLSGKRFLLVLDDIWNENYNDWTILRSPFGAGTHIIVTTRLQIVSSIVDPLKAFHLDKLSDDDCLSIFTQQALKAKNFDGHLQFKEIGEKIVRRCNGLPLAAKAIGSMLRTIECHGKWERICESEIWNLPEEQCGIIPALRLSYHHLPSNLKRCFAYCSILPKDYEFGEEEIILLWRAEGLLQQKAMPQIKDLGNQYFQDLVSRSFFQTSSKDKSRFVMHDLINDLAQVVAGEICSKLEGDKKWKFSNRTRHSSYIVGTYDTVKKFEAFDQVNSLRTFLSLMLTSVYRWPYLTNVVLVDLLPRLGYLRTLSLSRYKITELPDVFENLKHLRYLNFSYTDIECLPDSLCTLYHLETLLLHWCYKLQRLPSKMENLVNLHYLDIRGANSIERIPFRIDKLTNLQRLSDFIIAKGDGCHIRYLKYLSNLEGDFRLSGLENVNGEDAGEAKLNEKQGIHRLVLHWSGKFKKASRNKEVEEWVLDSLRPPKKLEQLVIENYGGAKFSTWIADPSFKNMLSLELRKCKNCKSLPSIGRWLLLKDLSISGLDQVHKIGAELFGENQSNAFASLESLCFDNMLNWEEWDLCEDDEQVSKFPSLHFLSIRKCPLLLGRLPTILQSLQTLDIYECQRLVVSISSFPLLCVLRVEGCEELVDEGSLSVQKVTSFKVVSVSNISNFNISAERIMLRFANSEAFYIFGWKELGSLSQIGLRLVGHRFITIWNCPQLVSLETEEERLQLDKIPGVEYLTIRDCERLNRLPEALHAFPLITIIVLENCPGLVCFAESNFPPALKELWIWNCSGLQYLVDEKENNNKSMSSNTCLLERLEIKCCPSLIWLSSRGDICNRLQHLDIRDCSKLSRLFSNTKLPVMLKKLFIWDCPVLECITQDFLETIDLESIGIRGAEKIESLPRGLDKLSHLQKIRLNLCPNLVTSSSFPSASTTSPPFEN, from the coding sequence ATGTCTGTCATTGGAGAGGCTGCTCTTTCTGGGTTCCTGGACCTGTTGTTGGGCAAATCGCTCGACTCTGCACTCAAATTTGTTGCTAATCACAACCAACTCCACCAGCAGCTCAAGCAGTGGCAGTCCATATTGCCTGATATCCAAGCAGTGTTGGAAGATGCAGAGAAGAAGCAGATCAAGAACATGGGTGTGAAGAAATGGTTGGAGGATCTCCAGGACTTGGCTTACGATGTGGATGACATCTTGGATGAGTTCGCTTATGAAGAGTTACGTCTCAAGCTTAAGAAATCGCAAGCTCAAGCCAGCACTAGCAATGTACGGAAGCTCATCCCTACCTGCTTTACTGGTACTAGTTTCGCTCCCACTTCTTTCCTGTTTAAGAATTCCATGATTCCCAAGGTGAAAGAGATCACTGCTAGACTGAATAGTTTGACTACTCGAAGAAGTAGTTTGGGGTTGAGTGAGATCTTGTCTCAAGCTCCAACCTCCAAGGGAAAGCAACCTAGGCTGCAACCAACTTCCGTACTGGATGGTGTTGTGGAGTATGTTGGCAGACACAAGGAGAAGACAGAAATGATTGAGTTTCTCAAAGGTGATAACTCCAACGGAGTTTCAGTCCTTTCCATCGTCGGCATGGGAGGGATGGGTAAAACAACTCTTGCCCAGCTTGTTTACAATGATGCCACCATCAACCAGTCTTTTCACCACAAGGCCTGGGTATGCGTTTCTGTTAAATTTGATGCAATTGCTATAACAAAGGCAATTTTACAGTCCATCACTTCTGAGTCATGTGATTACAGTAACTTGGATTTACTTCAAGTTAAGTTGAAGGAGAAGTTGTCTGGGAAAAGATTCTTGCTTGTTTTAGATGACATTTGGAACGAGAATTATAATGATTGGACCATCTTACGGTCTCCGTTTGGAGCAGGGACCCATATCATTGTAACCACTCGTCTTCAAATTGTTTCATCTATTGTGGATCCGCTCAAAGCTTTTCATTTGGATAAACTATCGGATGATGATTGTTTATCCATATTTACACAGCAGGCATTAAAAGCAAAAAATTTCGATGGACATCTCCAGTTTAAAGAAATTGGAGAGAAAATTGTTAGAAGATGCAATGGCTTACCTTTGGCTGCAAAAGCCATTGGAAGCATGCTTCGCACGATTGAATGTCATGGAAAATGGGAAAGAATATGTGAGAGTGAGATATGGAACTTACCAGAAGAGCAGTGTGGCATAATTCCAGCTTTGCGATTAAGCTACCATCATCTTCCGTCAAACTTGAAACGATGTTTTGCATATTGCTCCATACTTCCTAAAGATTATGAATTTGGGGAAGAAGAAATTATCTTGTTATGGAGAGCAGAAGGTCTCTTGCAACAAAAAGCTATGCCTCAAATTAAAGATCTTGGAAATCAATATTTTCAAGATCTAGTGTCGAGGTCATTTTTTCAGACATCCAGTAAAGATAAGTCCCGATTCGTAATGCATGACCTTATCAATGATTTAGCTCAAGTAGTTGCAGGGGAAATATGCTCAAAATTAGAGGGTGATAAGAAATGGAAGTTCTCAAATCGCACTCGACATTCTTCTTATATTGTTGGAACATATGACACAGTGAAGAAGTTTGAAGCATTTGATCAAGTGAATTCCTTACGTACTTTTTTATCCTTAATGTTAACTAGTGTTTATCGGTGGCCTTATTTAACTAATGTTGTTTTGGTTGATTTGTTACCAAGACTTGGCTACTTAAGGACGCTTTCTTTGAGTAGGTATAAAATCACTGAGTTGCCtgatgtttttgaaaatttaaaacatcTTCGCTACTTAAATTTTTCTTACACTGATATCGAATGCTTACCTGATTCTTTGTGCACTCTTTACCATTTGGAAACTTTGTTATTACATTGGTGTTACAAGCTTCAAAGGTTACCTTCAAAGATGGAAAATCTTGTCAACTTGCATTATCTTGATATCAGAGGTGCGAACTCAATAGAAAGGATTCCTTTTAGAATTGATAAGCTAACGAATCTTCAAAGGTTATCTGATTTTATCATAGCGAAAGGTGATGGTTGTCATATTAGATATTTGAAATATTTGTCAAACCTCGAAGGTGATTTCCGTCTTTCTGGGTTGGAGAATGTTAATGGTGAAGATGCAGGGGAAGCCAAGTTAAATGAGAAGCAGGGGATTCATCGATTGGTATTGCATTGGAGTGGAAAGTTTAAAAAGGCTTCAAGGAATAAAGAAGTTGAAGAATGGGTGTTGGACTCTCTTCGTCCTCCAAAAAAGCTTGAGCAACTCGTCATTGAGAATTATGGTGGTGCAAAATTCTCTACTTGGATTGCAGATCCTTCCTTCAAAAATATGTTGTCATTGGAGCTTCGCAAGTGTAAAAATTGCAAATCTCTACCTTCCATTGGAAGGTGGTTGTTGTTAAAAGATCTTTCAATTAGTGGTTTGGATCAAGTACACAAGATTGGTGCTGAGTTGTTTGGAGAAAATCAATCAAATGCTTTTGCATCATTAGAGTCTCTGTGTTTTGACAATATGCTGAATTGGGAGGAGTGGGACCTATGTGAAGATGATGAGCAAGTATCGAAATTCCCTAGCCTTCATTTTCTTTCAATCCGAAAATGTCCTCTATTGCTGGGAAGGTTGCCAACCATCCTTCAATCCTTGCAGACACTTGATATCTATGAGTGTCAGAGACTGGTAGTTTCAATTTCAAGTTTTCCCTTGCTGTGTGTATTAAGGGTTGAAGGGTGTGAAGAATTGGTGGATGAAGGTTCTTTGTCTGTACAGAAGGTTACCTCCTTCAAAGTTGTGTCTGtttcaaatatttcaaattttaatatttcagcAGAGAGGATAATGTTGAGATTTGCAAACTCCGAAGCATTCTACATCTTTGGTTGGAAGGAGTTGGGATCTTTATCGCAAATTGGGTTAAGATTAGTCGGGCATCGTTTCATCACGATTTGGAATTGTCCGCAATTGGTCTCTTTGGAAACAGAGGAGGAGAGATTGCAACTTGACAAGATTCCAGGGGTTGAATATCTGACCATAAGGGATTGTGAAAGGCTCAATAGACTACCAGAAGCCTTACATGCCTTCCCATTGATTACAATCATAGTACTTGAAAACTGTCCAGGCTTGGTTTGTTTTGCAGAGAGTAACTTTCCTCCTGCTTTAAAAGAGCTGTGGATTTGGAATTGCTCGGGTTTGCAATATTTggttgatgaaaaagaaaataataataagagtatGAGTAGCAACACTTGTCTTCTTGAGCGCTTGGAAATAAAATGCTGTCCATCTCTAATATGGTTATCATCAAGGGGCGATATATGCAATCGGCTTCAACATCTCGATATTAGGGATTGTTCAAAGCTAAGTAGGTTATTTTCAAACACCAAGTTACCCGTAATGCTTAAAAAGCTATTTATTTGGGATTGTCCAGTGTTGGAATGCATAACCCAAGACTTCCTTGAAACCATTGATCTCGAAAGCATTGGCATTCGTGGTGCTGAAAAAATTGAATCATTACCGCGGGGATTAGACAAGCTCAGCCATCTTCAAAAGATTCGATTAAATTTGTGTCCAAATCTGGTAACAAGCTCATCCTTCCCAAGTGCATCAACAACTTCACCTCCCTTCGAGAATTAA
- the LOC107925813 gene encoding putative disease resistance protein At4g19050, which translates to MLNWEEWDLCEDDEQVSKFPSLRFLSITKCPLLLGRLPTILQSLQKLEIYECQRLVVSISSFPLLCELSIAGCEELVDEGSLSVQKVTSLKHASLSNISKCNISAERILLRFANSETFKISGWELGSLSQIGLRLVGHRFIEIVSCPQLVSLAAEEERLQLDKIPGVESLFIRDCERLSRLPEALHAFPFITRITLADCPGLVCFAESNFPPALKELRIVNCVNLQYLVDEKENTNKSMSTNTCLLERLDISCCPSLIWLSSRDDICNRFQHLKIRCWSKLSSLVLNAKLPVMLKQLFIGDCPMLECIAQDFLETTDLESIVIHDAEKIKSLPRGLDKLSHLQEIRLFRCPNLVSLEESGLPTTNLRVLSIGGCENFRALTKCINNFTSFRELAVWKCSADISFPEEGFPTNLTSLQISNAPKIYTSLVEWGFYRLTSPQKLNISGEGCSRVASFPEEAIGMMLLPLSPISASIDLKIWNSCAPRAYNTSPLFNDWPSMIVLSSPLFQKKICFSRLSVYLFGVVRW; encoded by the coding sequence ATGCTGAATTGGGAGGAGTGGGACCTTTGTGAAGATGATGAGCAAGTATCGAAATTCCCCAGCCTTCGTTTTCTTTCAATCACAAAATGTCCTCTATTGTTGGGAAGGTTGCCAACCATCCTTCAATCCTTGCAGAAACTTGAAATCTATGAGTGTCAGAGACTGGTAGTTTCAATTTCAAGTTTTCCCTTGCTGTGTGAATTAAGCATTGCAGGGTGTGAAGAATTGGTGGATGAAGGTTCTTTGTCTGTACAGAAGGTTACCTCTTTGAAACATGCGTCTCTTTCAAATATTTCAAAGTGTAATATTTCGGCAGAGAGGATACTTTTGAGATTTGCAAACTCCGAAACATTTAAGATCTCTGGTTGGGAGTTGGGATCTTTATCGCAAATTGGGTTAAGATTAGTCGGGCACCGATTCATTGAGATTGTCAGTTGTCCCCAATTGGTCTCTTTGGCAGCAGAGGAGGAGAGATTGCAACTTGACAAGATTCCAGGTGTTGAATCTCTGTTTATAAGAGATTGTGAAAGGCTCAGTAGACTACCAGAAGCCTTACATGCTTTCCCATTCATTACAAGAATAACACTTGCAGACTGTCCCGGCTTGGTTTGTTTTGCAGAGAGTAACTTTCCCCCTGCTTTAAAAGAGCTGAGGATTGTGAATTGCGTGAATTTGCAATATTTggttgatgaaaaagaaaatactaATAAGAGTATGAGTACCAACACTTGTCTTCTTGAGCGCTTAGATATAAGCTGCTGTCCATCTCTAATATGGTTATCATCAAGGGACGATATATGCAATCGGTTTCAACATCTCAAAATTCGATGTTGGTCAAAGCTAAGTAGCTTAGTTTTAAATGCCAAGTTACCCGTAATGCTTAAACAGCTATTTATCGGGGATTGTCCAATGTTGGAATGCATAGCCCAAGACTTCCTTGAAACCACTGATCTCGAAAGCATTGTCATTCATGATgctgaaaaaattaaatcattaccTCGGGGATTAGACAAGCTCAGCCATCTTCAGGAGATTCGATTATTTAGGTGTCCAAATCTTGTTTCATTGGAAGAAAGTGGGTTGCCCACCACAAATCTCAGAGTTCTCTCAATTGGGGGTTGTGAAAATTTTAGAGCCCTTACCAAGTGCATCAACAACTTCACCTCCTTTCGAGAATTAGCAGTGTGGAAGTGTTCGGCTGACATATCCTTTCCAGAAGAGGGTTTCCCTACCAACCTCACATCACTTCAAATCTCAAACGCACCCAAAATTTATACATCACTTGTTGAATGGGGATTTTACAGACTCACCTCTCCTCAAAAACTCAACATCAGCGGTGAAGGATGCTCACGTGTGGCGTCATTTCCAGAAGAAGCGATAGGAATGATGCTTCTCCCTCTCTCACCGATATCAGCATCCATAGATTTGAAAATTTGGAATTCATGTGCTCCAAGGGCTTACAACACCTCACCTCTCTTCAACGATTGGCCATCTATGATTGTCCTAAGCTCGCCTCTCTTCCAGAAAAAGATATGCTTCTCTCGCTTGAGCGTCTATTTATTTGGCGTTGTCCGTTGGTAG